One genomic window of Struthio camelus isolate bStrCam1 chromosome 1, bStrCam1.hap1, whole genome shotgun sequence includes the following:
- the COMMD6 gene encoding COMM domain-containing protein 6 — translation MAGGSAAVLARALEALDLGGAADKINLIPQDFFAELCEQVIQHLNRRIPGVNTIELCQRLQTSGIEINVGDLAKIANTFSFLFSTAARSNLSTEELVTALGNAVRTLPKHAIQVVRHVWNEQGKSFSVSEDERNMATVGQFIDISWKLGVAMSSDTCRSLKYPYVTVTLKVADPSGQITNKSFEMTVPQFKNFFRQFKEMAAVLETV, via the exons ATggccggcggctcggcggcggtGCTCGCGCGGGCGCTGGAAGCGCTCG ATCTTGGTGGTGCAGCAGATAAGATTAATTTAATACCTCAAGACTTTTTTGCAGAACTA tgtGAGCAAGTAATTCAACATCTGAACCGTAGGATCCCTGGTGTAAATACAATAGAATTGTGTCAG AGACTTCAAACATCTGGGATTGAGATTAATGTTGGTGACCTGGCAAAAATAGCtaataccttttcctttttatttag CACAGCAGCCAGAAGCAATCTCTCTACAGAAGAACTCGTCACCGCTCTGGGCAATGCTGTCAGAACGCTGCCGAAACATGCAATTCAAGTTGTTCGTCATGTATGGAATGAGCAGGGCAAATCTTTTAGTGTGTCAGAAGATGAAAGAAATATGGCCACAGTGGGGCAG ttTATAGATATCAGTTGGAAACTGGGAGTTGCAATGAGCTCTGACACCTGCAGGTCTCTCAAGTATCCTTATGTTACAGTGACACTAAAAGTGGCAGACCCTTCAGGACAAATAACAAACAAATCTTTTGAAATGACGGTTCCACAATTCAAG